One genomic region from Paramormyrops kingsleyae isolate MSU_618 chromosome 24, PKINGS_0.4, whole genome shotgun sequence encodes:
- the pou4f4 gene encoding brain-specific homeobox/POU domain protein 3-like, translated as MMSMNSKQPFSMHPILHEPKYTPLHSSSEAIRRACLPTPSLQGNIFAGFDESLLQRAEALAAVDIVTPKGHPFKPDATYHTMTSMTGMTCTPTSSSAHLHHPSVLSSHHHHQPSQGLEGDLLDHLTPGISLGGMPGSDVCSTASHPHAHMSAINHMQHHHPQTMNMHPHGLGPHNSLGGGDSEPDPRELESFAERFKQRRIKLGVTQADVGSALANLKIPGVGCLSQSTICRFESLTLSHNNMVALKPILEAWLEEAERAQREKMSKPEIFNGGDKKRKRTSIAAPEKRSLEAYFAVQPRPSSEKIAAIAEKLDLKKNVVRVWFCNQRQKQKRMKFSATH; from the exons ATGATGTCCATGAACAGCAAGCAGCCTTTCAGCATGCATCCGATTCTCCACGAGCCTAAGTACACACCTCTACACTCCAGTTCAGAGGCTATTCGGAGGGCTTGTCTGCCCACGCCTTCG CTGCAGGGAAACATTTTCGCCGGTTTCGATGAAAGTCTTCTGCAGAGAGCGGAGGCGCTGGCGGCGGTGGACATCGTCACTCCAAAGGGCCACCCTTTCAAACCAGACGCCACTTACCATACTATGACCAGCATGACCGGCATGACCTGCACCCCCACCTCCTCATCGGCTCACCTTCACCACCCGTCCGTGCTCAGCTCCCACCACCATCACCAGCCTTCACAGGGCCTGGAGGGCGATCTGCTGGACCACCTGACGCCGGGCATATCTCTGGGGGGCATGCCCGGCTCCGACGTTTGCTCCACCGCCTCGCACCCGCACGCCCACATGTCCGCCATCAACCACATGCAGCATCACCACCCACAGACCATGAACATGCACCCGCACGGCCTGGGCCCGCACAACTCCCTGGGCGGCGGCGACTCCGAACCCGACCCCCGAGAGCTGGAGTCCTTCGCCGAGCGCTTCAAGCAGAGGCGCATCAAACTTGGGGTCACGCAGGCTGACGTGGGATCGGCGCTGGCCAATCTCAAAATCCCTGGAGTCGGTTGCCTCAGCCAAAGCACTATATGTCGGTTCGAGTCCCTGACGCTGTCGCACAACAACATGGTGGCGCTGAAACCCATACTCGAAGCTTGGCTGGAAGAGGCCGAGAGGGCTCAGCGGGAGAAAATGTCCAAGCCGGAGATTTTTAACGGTGGTGATAAAAAGCGAAAACGCACCTCTATCGCCGCCCCGGAGAAACGGTCCCTGGAAGCATACTTTGCCGTGCAACCGAGACCATCATCGGAGAAGATCGCCGCAATAGCCGAGAAACTGGACCTGAAAAAAAACGTCGTGCGGGTGTGGTTTTGCAATCAAAGGCAAAAGCAGAAAAGAATGAAGTTTTCCGCTACGCATTAG